One genomic window of Sporosarcina ureae includes the following:
- a CDS encoding response regulator transcription factor produces MEETVKLLVVDDEDRIRRLLNMYLSREGYEIEEAVDGADALEKVFAGQYDCILLDVMMPEKDGMEVLAELRENKIMTPVILLTAKGEEADRVSGFESGADDYIVKPFSPREVVLRVKAMLRRSVAFPNVSSNTTSKDLVVFPQLTIDHDAHRVTAEGKEVNLTPKEYELLYFLAKSPDKVFDREQLLKEVWHYEFFGDLRTVDTHVKRLREKLSRVSERAAKMIVTVWGVGYKFEVPNE; encoded by the coding sequence GTGGAAGAAACTGTGAAGCTCTTAGTGGTGGATGACGAGGATCGCATTCGTCGCCTGTTGAATATGTATTTATCTCGAGAAGGTTATGAAATTGAAGAAGCGGTCGATGGAGCAGATGCATTAGAGAAAGTGTTTGCTGGACAATATGACTGTATATTGCTCGACGTGATGATGCCTGAAAAAGATGGTATGGAAGTATTAGCTGAACTGCGTGAAAATAAAATTATGACACCTGTTATTTTATTGACAGCGAAAGGTGAAGAAGCAGACCGTGTAAGCGGGTTTGAAAGTGGTGCAGATGATTACATCGTCAAGCCATTCAGCCCAAGAGAAGTAGTCTTACGCGTTAAAGCTATGCTGAGACGTTCAGTTGCATTCCCGAACGTGTCGTCTAACACAACATCAAAAGATTTAGTAGTCTTCCCACAGCTGACGATTGATCATGATGCGCATCGTGTAACTGCTGAAGGTAAAGAAGTCAATCTAACACCGAAAGAATATGAGTTACTATATTTCCTGGCGAAATCACCAGATAAAGTATTCGATCGTGAACAATTGTTAAAAGAAGTATGGCATTACGAATTCTTTGGAGATTTGCGTACAGTGGATACACATGTCAAACGGCTACGTGAAAAATTGAGCCGTGTGTCAGAACGGGCAGCGAAAATGATTGTCACCGTTTGGGGTGTCGGTTATAAGTTCGAGGTTCCAAACGAATGA
- a CDS encoding ATP-binding protein, protein MIRIWNSIVGKLWATILLLVSFVLFIVTLFLLEFLDNFHTKQAEETLQREAATISKIVNDHNGQTTDSMHQIIEDILDMETNAIVVDQQGDILYSFHTSSSKEEIEDKLLSEGSLFESPELGKQKMKEMILPSLTEKDVMEQFLILSYPFEQVSGEQASVLMYQSLDAVHRTTKSTTNIVFLSAFIAFILTTFFAFFLSTRITLPLRKMKQAAFELSKGNFDTHLPVAQKDEIGQLATAFNQMGRQLKYNIELIKQEKEQLSSILTSMTDAVVTFNQDYSILLKNPQAELLLKKWYGYNQKNHHPLPKEVFHMLEHAISFAEEVEDELELGGQFYVISISPLYSENSIRGAVAVFRDMTEQHKLDKLRSDFIANVSHELRTPISMLQGYSEAIIDDVVSSEEERMEMVQIIHDESKRMSRLVTDLLNLARMESGYIQLNKNPLSIVEFLERIVTKFSQVAKDAKVDLSLETEESDTLIITADEDRLEQVFTNLIDNAIRHTPDGGAVTLSVYRSTEMLDITVADTGVGIPEKDLPFVFERFYKADKARTRGKGGTGLGLAIAKNIMQAHDGSILATRGDEKGTIFICSLPLDALNK, encoded by the coding sequence ATGATTAGAATATGGAATTCAATTGTCGGGAAGCTATGGGCCACCATATTGCTTCTCGTTTCCTTTGTCCTGTTTATCGTGACACTGTTCCTGCTCGAGTTTCTAGATAATTTCCATACGAAACAAGCAGAAGAGACCTTGCAGAGGGAAGCTGCCACCATCAGCAAAATCGTCAATGATCATAACGGACAAACGACCGATTCCATGCACCAGATTATAGAGGATATTCTTGATATGGAGACGAATGCAATCGTAGTTGATCAACAAGGTGATATTTTGTATTCATTCCATACGTCTTCGAGTAAAGAGGAAATTGAAGATAAATTACTGTCCGAAGGCAGTTTATTCGAGTCGCCAGAACTAGGTAAGCAAAAAATGAAAGAAATGATATTGCCTTCATTGACAGAGAAAGACGTCATGGAGCAATTTTTGATTTTATCTTATCCATTCGAACAAGTTAGTGGTGAACAAGCGAGTGTACTCATGTATCAAAGTCTCGATGCTGTGCACCGTACGACGAAAAGTACAACCAATATTGTTTTCTTATCGGCATTCATCGCATTTATATTGACTACGTTCTTTGCATTTTTCTTGTCTACACGGATTACATTGCCATTGCGTAAGATGAAGCAAGCTGCGTTTGAGTTGTCTAAAGGAAATTTCGATACACACTTACCTGTTGCGCAAAAAGATGAAATTGGTCAGTTAGCAACAGCTTTCAATCAGATGGGACGTCAATTGAAATATAACATTGAATTGATTAAGCAGGAGAAAGAACAGCTTTCCAGTATTCTTACATCTATGACAGATGCAGTTGTGACGTTTAACCAAGATTATTCCATTCTTCTGAAAAACCCGCAAGCAGAGTTATTGTTGAAGAAATGGTATGGTTATAATCAAAAAAATCATCATCCGTTGCCTAAAGAAGTGTTCCATATGCTTGAGCATGCCATTTCATTCGCTGAGGAAGTGGAAGACGAGTTGGAATTGGGCGGACAGTTTTATGTGATCTCTATCAGCCCGTTATACAGTGAAAATAGTATCCGTGGAGCGGTAGCGGTATTTCGTGATATGACGGAACAGCATAAATTGGATAAATTACGTTCAGATTTCATTGCCAACGTATCACATGAATTGCGAACACCCATTTCGATGTTGCAAGGATATAGTGAAGCCATCATAGATGATGTAGTGAGCAGTGAAGAGGAACGTATGGAAATGGTCCAGATTATTCATGATGAATCCAAGCGTATGAGCCGTCTCGTCACGGACTTGTTGAATCTTGCTAGAATGGAGTCTGGTTACATTCAACTTAATAAAAATCCCCTTTCAATTGTGGAATTTTTGGAACGTATAGTGACAAAGTTCTCACAAGTGGCAAAAGACGCCAAAGTGGACTTGTCTTTGGAAACAGAAGAGTCGGATACTCTGATCATAACGGCCGATGAAGACCGGCTGGAGCAAGTATTCACTAATTTGATTGATAATGCTATTCGTCATACTCCGGACGGTGGTGCTGTGACGCTATCGGTCTACCGGTCTACTGAAATGCTTGATATTACAGTAGCTGATACTGGCGTTGGTATTCCCGAAAAAGATTTGCCGTTCGTCTTTGAACGTTTCTATAAGGCGGATAAAGCAAGAACAAGAGGTAAAGGCGGTACAGGACTTGGTTTGGCTATTGCAAAGAATATTATGCAAGCACATGACGGTTCGATTTTAGCGACACGTGGAGATGAGAAAGGTACAATCTTTATTTGTTCTCTTCCACTTGATGCACTAAACAAATGA
- a CDS encoding RNA polymerase sigma factor SigX: MDDSVFQRLYEDYNRDVFNFLTYLTRNREVAEDLMHEVYVRVLKSYGRFEGKSSEKTWLFAIAKNVSIDYFRKQSTIKKHTNIHFDWETEQLISTNHLPERLVEAGEEQRQMLEALHTCTGDQKMVILMRFFQDLSVAETAEVLGWTESKVKTTQHRAIKALKVKLEARSVREG; this comes from the coding sequence ATGGATGATTCCGTTTTTCAACGATTATATGAAGATTATAACCGTGACGTATTCAACTTCCTCACTTATTTGACTCGCAATCGAGAGGTAGCGGAAGATTTGATGCACGAGGTTTATGTGCGTGTTCTCAAATCATACGGCCGTTTTGAAGGGAAGAGCTCTGAGAAAACTTGGTTATTTGCAATTGCGAAAAACGTCTCTATTGACTATTTTCGAAAACAATCCACAATCAAGAAACATACAAATATTCATTTCGATTGGGAAACAGAGCAATTAATTTCAACAAATCACTTGCCCGAACGTTTAGTTGAAGCGGGCGAAGAGCAGAGGCAAATGCTTGAAGCGTTGCACACATGTACGGGTGATCAGAAAATGGTCATCCTCATGCGGTTCTTCCAAGATCTATCAGTTGCTGAAACAGCTGAAGTTTTAGGCTGGACCGAAAGCAAAGTGAAAACGACACAACACCGTGCAATCAAAGCGTTAAAAGTGAAATTGGAAGCACGTTCGGTCAGAGAGGGGTGA
- a CDS encoding GerMN domain-containing protein, translating into MSKDKWNEDDLEKRLRDMPIVEDQRSKDEVMQRLKNDSRLSEPNEPNKRPFKTKWSPLIATVAAILLLAIILPTFFQQSNEVSMDKATTEESADAVKVENGEELQSHETNDTSMFTRQVSMPPSYAAYPTDVLDHTAFHIGLATDQATVVPVTFLIPNERLSGDLETARDAVTLYNEYANKIDEEALGFTEYHPYKAIISSIGKQVQLKFAADHSYDTSSATLEMLNLSLQDTFQGYDEIVLLQEDASAITFDQVGQVERPIALSGTVSHQAYYRYVKSDGEAVLSTNFGKTSNTVEQALHDMKKSPNDIYSTVVPKGIDFTVKVEKDIVKVKFTEVLDLEKMQRQEAMQLIEGILMTAASFDKFVEFDQVAQAQWMEFDFTQPLEKPIGANPKYLINE; encoded by the coding sequence ATGAGCAAAGATAAATGGAATGAAGATGATCTCGAGAAACGTTTACGTGACATGCCGATCGTAGAAGATCAGCGTTCCAAAGATGAGGTTATGCAACGGTTAAAAAATGATTCAAGACTTTCTGAACCGAACGAGCCTAACAAAAGACCTTTCAAAACAAAATGGTCTCCACTTATTGCAACTGTTGCAGCGATTTTATTGCTCGCCATCATCTTGCCGACATTTTTTCAGCAAAGTAATGAAGTATCGATGGATAAAGCGACGACAGAAGAATCTGCTGATGCTGTTAAGGTGGAGAATGGAGAAGAATTGCAATCGCATGAAACAAATGATACATCCATGTTTACAAGACAGGTTTCAATGCCGCCCTCATACGCTGCCTATCCTACCGATGTCTTAGATCACACAGCGTTTCACATCGGCCTTGCTACCGATCAGGCGACCGTTGTTCCAGTAACGTTTCTGATACCGAATGAACGCCTTAGTGGAGACTTAGAGACCGCACGGGATGCAGTGACACTTTATAATGAGTATGCGAATAAAATAGATGAAGAGGCGCTTGGATTTACAGAGTATCATCCATATAAAGCGATAATTTCTTCAATAGGAAAACAAGTTCAATTGAAGTTTGCTGCAGATCATTCCTATGACACTTCGAGTGCGACACTTGAGATGTTAAATTTGTCCCTACAAGATACGTTTCAAGGATATGATGAAATCGTGTTGCTACAAGAAGATGCTTCTGCAATTACATTTGATCAAGTAGGTCAAGTGGAAAGACCGATCGCCTTGTCAGGTACCGTATCGCATCAAGCATACTATCGATACGTGAAATCAGATGGAGAAGCAGTACTCTCTACTAATTTTGGTAAAACTTCTAATACGGTGGAGCAAGCATTACATGATATGAAAAAGTCACCGAATGACATATATTCAACTGTGGTTCCTAAAGGAATTGACTTCACGGTCAAAGTAGAAAAAGACATTGTTAAAGTGAAATTCACTGAAGTACTTGATTTAGAAAAGATGCAACGTCAAGAGGCCATGCAATTGATAGAAGGGATCTTGATGACAGCGGCAAGTTTTGATAAATTTGTAGAATTCGACCAAGTTGCTCAAGCACAATGGATGGAATTTGATTTCACTCAGCCATTGGAAAAACCGATTGGTGCAAATCCAAAGTATTTAATTAACGAATAA
- a CDS encoding ECF transporter S component, which yields MNNKKLRKLILVAILGSISTVLMQFNFPIPAMPGFLKIDFSEIPAVMAIMTMGPVAGIGVELLKNVMHWFLSGSPTGVPVGEVANFVTGVLFIMPIYWIFTKYRSAKGLASGLIAGTVAMAVGMSVLNYLVFLPMYTYFLGMPAVTGDSLYQMIILGILPFNLIKGVMLLAITLMLYRSMEKWILQQQKKLSF from the coding sequence GTGAATAACAAGAAGTTACGTAAGCTGATTTTGGTGGCGATTTTGGGAAGTATTTCAACTGTGTTAATGCAGTTTAACTTTCCGATTCCGGCAATGCCTGGATTTTTAAAGATCGATTTTAGTGAGATCCCAGCTGTTATGGCAATCATGACGATGGGACCTGTTGCTGGTATAGGCGTAGAGTTATTGAAGAACGTCATGCACTGGTTCTTATCAGGAAGCCCGACTGGAGTACCGGTAGGTGAAGTTGCAAACTTCGTGACAGGCGTATTATTCATAATGCCAATCTACTGGATTTTTACGAAGTATCGTTCAGCTAAAGGTCTTGCATCAGGTTTGATCGCAGGTACGGTAGCAATGGCAGTAGGTATGAGCGTATTGAATTACTTAGTGTTCTTGCCGATGTACACATATTTCCTAGGCATGCCAGCAGTTACAGGCGACTCGCTTTATCAAATGATTATATTGGGAATCTTACCATTCAACTTGATAAAGGGTGTCATGCTATTAGCCATCACGTTGATGTTATATAGAAGCATGGAGAAGTGGATTCTCCAGCAACAAAAGAAGTTATCGTTCTAA
- a CDS encoding ferredoxin has translation MSSKKYTIVDQDTCIACGACGAAAPDIYDYDDEGIAFVILDDNTGNTEVPEELMEDLEDAYDGCPTDSIKIADEAFEGDPLKYED, from the coding sequence ATGTCTAGCAAAAAGTATACGATTGTCGATCAGGATACATGTATAGCTTGCGGGGCCTGCGGGGCTGCTGCGCCAGATATCTATGATTATGACGATGAGGGAATTGCATTTGTTATTTTAGATGATAACACGGGAAACACTGAAGTTCCAGAAGAACTGATGGAGGATCTCGAGGATGCATATGATGGCTGCCCTACCGATTCAATTAAAATTGCAGATGAAGCCTTCGAAGGCGATCCATTAAAATATGAAGATTGA
- a CDS encoding helix-turn-helix domain-containing protein: protein MSFDSILLTIFQRLHGERSAQGVYHILRGKKSGQTLQDVEYYQVKSYYALLPQLTASDFQQALERMQANGLIYINELVYVTAKGQMGTGSEMWRFNGWNYRGREREFGRRLALLVQTLSNLRCGETMFMPIQKELPTQQFIKGLLRNQSSSTTNLSTSLRKELEHALIHSSLSDLQRTIVSDRLTGYRLTASTWEQLAESLNISTMTLQLYYLEALHILLDFLQQQPNLQLLTELAVGCRVDTYLTQSAERTQKLFERGYSVEQIASLRNLKLSTIEDHFIEMAANMDGFPYKEFVTEEQMEMVWRHVEQLQTKRLRLLKQQCPELSYFQLRLIIIIGRSES from the coding sequence ATGAGTTTTGATTCTATCTTACTAACGATCTTCCAACGTCTCCATGGTGAGCGTTCAGCGCAAGGTGTTTACCATATACTTCGCGGGAAAAAATCAGGACAGACATTACAAGACGTTGAATATTATCAAGTTAAATCATACTATGCATTGTTGCCACAATTGACGGCAAGCGACTTTCAGCAAGCGTTAGAGCGGATGCAAGCAAACGGTCTGATCTATATAAATGAACTCGTCTATGTGACGGCAAAAGGTCAGATGGGGACGGGTAGTGAAATGTGGCGATTTAATGGCTGGAATTACCGTGGTCGTGAAAGAGAGTTCGGCAGACGTTTGGCGTTGCTAGTACAGACATTGTCCAATTTACGATGCGGTGAGACAATGTTCATGCCGATCCAGAAAGAATTGCCTACCCAACAATTTATCAAAGGACTTTTACGTAACCAATCAAGTAGCACGACTAATCTATCTACATCATTGCGAAAAGAATTGGAACACGCGCTAATTCATTCATCATTATCAGATTTACAACGTACGATAGTGAGCGATCGATTGACGGGTTACCGACTTACCGCATCTACTTGGGAACAGCTGGCGGAAAGTCTAAACATATCGACTATGACTCTGCAACTTTACTATTTAGAAGCATTACACATATTGCTGGACTTCCTACAACAACAACCGAATTTGCAATTACTGACAGAATTAGCGGTAGGTTGCAGAGTAGACACGTATTTGACACAATCTGCCGAACGGACACAAAAACTATTCGAGCGGGGTTATTCGGTAGAGCAAATTGCATCTTTACGAAATTTGAAATTAAGTACTATAGAAGATCATTTCATTGAAATGGCAGCGAATATGGATGGCTTTCCATATAAAGAATTTGTAACGGAAGAACAAATGGAGATGGTTTGGCGTCATGTTGAACAGTTGCAAACTAAAAGATTGCGTTTGTTGAAACAACAGTGCCCAGAATTGTCGTATTTCCAACTGCGATTAATCATCATTATTGGAAGGAGCGAGAGCTGA
- a CDS encoding RecQ family ATP-dependent DNA helicase, whose product MELQEVLHQKFGYESFRPGQQEVIKELLAGRDAVAIFPTGTGKSLCYQLPAYILDGAVIVISPLVALMEDQVANLRKHKEKRVVAINSFLSSKEKELALSTMTHYKFIFLSPEMMMQQHVRQLVQQLHIAFFVVDEAHCISEWGFDFRPDYLRLKELFSVLKRAPVLALTATASKKVVEDITTYLHMRNPHIERQSMDRPAISYRVVHLDNELAKTEWIIDRLATTIGPGIIYVASRKRADELSAIIRERGIPTASYHGGKEQDERSIIQEQFIQGELEWICATNAFGMGIHKDDIRQVIHEHLPATPSAYIQEVGRAGRDGDQAAVTLLYSVRDIQKVKFIVYEDLPEEQQILYYHSLLQSGTGSQLAAEQAGLSEVASRLLDYYLEQYDIEHVIRQIEQIYQVKEKQIAEMESYVKSERCLRQKLVQFFGENTSPAETDCCSNCQNLDDDWLIKSQASTEHVNKALQWSERLRQLLG is encoded by the coding sequence ATGGAACTTCAAGAAGTATTGCATCAAAAGTTCGGTTATGAATCATTTCGACCTGGGCAACAAGAAGTCATTAAGGAGTTACTTGCTGGACGGGATGCTGTGGCGATTTTTCCGACGGGTACGGGGAAGTCACTTTGTTATCAATTACCTGCATATATACTCGATGGAGCAGTGATCGTCATCTCTCCGCTCGTTGCGTTGATGGAAGATCAAGTGGCCAATCTACGAAAACATAAAGAGAAACGTGTGGTCGCGATCAATTCGTTTTTATCTAGCAAGGAAAAAGAATTGGCGCTCTCTACCATGACGCATTATAAGTTCATTTTTTTATCACCTGAAATGATGATGCAACAACATGTCCGGCAGCTTGTTCAACAATTACATATAGCTTTTTTTGTAGTGGATGAAGCCCATTGTATTTCCGAATGGGGATTTGATTTTCGACCAGACTATTTACGATTAAAAGAACTGTTCTCAGTTTTAAAAAGAGCACCGGTGTTGGCATTAACTGCTACTGCGAGTAAAAAAGTAGTGGAAGACATAACTACTTACTTACACATGAGAAATCCTCACATCGAACGACAGTCGATGGATCGTCCTGCTATATCCTATCGTGTGGTGCATTTGGATAATGAATTGGCAAAAACAGAGTGGATTATTGATAGACTTGCTACAACGATCGGACCTGGTATTATTTATGTGGCGTCACGAAAACGTGCGGATGAACTTTCGGCAATAATTCGAGAGAGAGGAATCCCGACAGCAAGTTATCATGGAGGCAAGGAACAGGATGAACGATCTATTATTCAAGAACAATTTATACAAGGTGAACTCGAGTGGATTTGTGCTACCAATGCATTTGGTATGGGAATCCATAAAGATGATATTCGACAAGTTATTCATGAGCATCTACCTGCTACGCCAAGCGCGTACATTCAGGAAGTAGGACGTGCAGGACGTGATGGGGATCAGGCTGCGGTCACACTTTTATATAGTGTGCGAGATATACAGAAAGTGAAGTTCATCGTGTACGAGGATTTGCCAGAGGAACAGCAAATTCTTTATTATCATTCTTTACTGCAATCAGGTACTGGGAGTCAATTGGCTGCCGAGCAAGCTGGACTATCAGAAGTAGCTAGTCGTTTGCTTGATTATTATTTGGAACAATACGATATAGAACATGTCATTCGACAAATCGAACAAATATATCAAGTGAAAGAGAAACAAATTGCCGAAATGGAGAGTTATGTAAAAAGTGAAAGGTGTTTGCGACAGAAATTAGTACAGTTTTTTGGCGAGAATACGTCGCCAGCAGAAACGGATTGCTGTTCAAACTGCCAGAATCTAGATGACGATTGGTTGATTAAGTCACAAGCATCAACTGAACACGTAAACAAAGCGTTACAGTGGAGTGAACGTCTACGTCAGTTATTAGGTTAA
- a CDS encoding metallophosphoesterase has protein sequence MKKVRIAGLSVFLSAMTMLTYMFTLAHRNRVLTHTLTIQSSPTNKLNVFFISDIHRRSIPQRLIDDLRTRSIDVVIVGGDAAEGGVPIERIERNMRLLASVGPIFYIFGNNDQEVGTENILRVMEHVGGKVLVNSTTSIPNHPNFGICGLQDPNNGKVEIDKAVDSAKGYDHLILAVHNPSFFRKFEEKRRPDLSVAGHTHGGQIRLGRWGMQDLGRFETAESCAKLISNGYGTTMVPLRFGAKPECHVVEVHY, from the coding sequence ATGAAAAAGGTTCGAATAGCGGGATTATCAGTTTTTTTATCAGCGATGACTATGCTGACTTATATGTTTACCTTAGCTCATCGGAATCGTGTGCTTACTCATACATTAACTATTCAATCGTCGCCAACTAATAAATTGAACGTGTTCTTCATTTCAGATATCCACAGACGGAGTATTCCTCAGCGACTGATAGATGATTTGCGTACGCGTTCTATCGATGTGGTTATCGTAGGTGGAGATGCGGCGGAAGGCGGTGTGCCGATTGAGCGAATTGAACGCAATATGCGTTTACTCGCTTCAGTGGGGCCGATCTTCTATATTTTTGGAAATAATGATCAAGAAGTAGGCACAGAAAATATATTACGTGTGATGGAACATGTAGGTGGTAAAGTGTTGGTCAACAGTACTACATCGATACCGAACCATCCGAATTTCGGTATATGTGGGCTGCAAGATCCAAATAACGGAAAAGTAGAGATCGATAAGGCTGTGGATTCTGCAAAAGGTTATGATCATTTGATCCTAGCTGTACATAATCCTTCATTTTTCCGAAAGTTTGAAGAGAAGCGGCGACCTGATTTATCTGTTGCTGGCCATACACATGGCGGCCAGATTAGACTTGGTCGTTGGGGCATGCAAGACCTTGGTCGCTTTGAGACGGCGGAAAGCTGCGCGAAATTAATCAGTAACGGCTATGGAACGACAATGGTGCCGTTACGTTTCGGTGCGAAACCCGAATGTCATGTAGTGGAAGTTCATTACTAG
- a CDS encoding YpdA family putative bacillithiol disulfide reductase, with product MNSVDAVIVGGGPCGLSAAIELQNIGLSVVVIEKGNIVNSIYNYPTHQTFFSSSMKLSIGKTPFITAIDKPRRNDALVYYRTVAQIENLRINSHERVEDINKQHDQFIVTTNKAVYEAKYVVVATGYYDQPNRLHVEGENLPTVYHYFKEAHPYFNKKVTVIGGKNSAVDAAIELQRAGAHVTVIYRNETYSKSVKPWILPGFESLVRNGQVDMHFNAYVTKITEKTVTVNQQGTLFDLDSDYVFAMIGYHPDHAFLRKIGIEVNEQSGRPVFNEETMETNVDNLFIAGVIAAGNNANEIFIENGRFHGGMIAQCIAQNM from the coding sequence ATGAATTCTGTAGATGCAGTAATTGTTGGTGGCGGTCCATGTGGCTTGTCAGCGGCAATAGAATTGCAAAATATCGGTTTATCGGTAGTGGTGATTGAAAAAGGAAATATCGTGAATTCGATTTATAATTATCCCACTCACCAAACGTTTTTTAGTTCCAGCATGAAATTATCGATAGGCAAGACGCCATTCATTACAGCGATAGATAAACCAAGACGTAATGATGCACTCGTATATTATAGAACTGTTGCACAAATCGAGAACTTGCGAATCAATAGTCATGAGCGAGTGGAAGATATAAATAAGCAGCATGATCAATTTATTGTGACGACGAATAAAGCGGTCTATGAAGCGAAATATGTCGTAGTGGCAACAGGTTATTATGATCAACCCAATCGTTTACATGTCGAAGGAGAGAATTTGCCTACTGTCTATCATTACTTTAAAGAAGCACATCCGTACTTCAATAAAAAGGTGACAGTCATTGGCGGGAAAAATTCTGCTGTCGACGCAGCAATCGAGTTACAACGCGCGGGTGCGCATGTAACTGTCATCTATCGAAACGAAACGTATTCGAAAAGTGTAAAACCTTGGATACTCCCAGGTTTTGAAAGTTTGGTGCGTAACGGTCAAGTCGATATGCATTTTAATGCGTATGTAACGAAAATTACTGAAAAAACAGTTACCGTTAATCAGCAAGGCACCTTATTTGATCTCGACAGTGACTACGTCTTTGCGATGATCGGCTATCATCCGGATCATGCATTTTTACGTAAAATAGGGATTGAAGTAAACGAACAATCTGGACGACCTGTTTTCAATGAAGAAACGATGGAAACAAACGTTGATAATTTATTCATCGCAGGTGTTATTGCAGCGGGGAATAATGCCAATGAAATTTTTATCGAAAATGGACGTTTCCATGGTGGAATGATTGCACAATGTATTGCACAAAATATGTGA
- the prsW gene encoding glutamic-type intramembrane protease PrsW, whose translation MFILLTVAIAPALALFSYLYLRKQIAKEPSKTLFHAFIYGAIMTFPILFIQHVFEEEHVFHNEFFRNVLFTSSLEEFFKWIIIFILVYKTIEFEDAYDGILYGASVSLGFATIENILYLLSFGLNTAFLRALLPVSSHALFGVVMGYYFGKAKFSVASEKAKWIVIAFLAPLLLHILYNSILFTNDYWLYLMIPFMLFLWWFGLTRVKYAHTFAMQQFRKRNQSNF comes from the coding sequence ATGTTTATTTTACTGACAGTCGCAATAGCGCCGGCGCTGGCACTTTTCAGTTATTTGTATTTACGTAAACAAATTGCCAAGGAGCCGTCCAAGACGCTATTCCATGCATTCATTTACGGTGCAATCATGACATTTCCTATTTTGTTTATCCAGCATGTATTTGAAGAAGAGCATGTATTTCATAATGAGTTTTTCCGAAATGTATTATTTACGAGCAGTTTAGAGGAATTTTTTAAATGGATTATTATTTTTATTCTCGTATATAAAACAATTGAGTTTGAAGATGCCTATGATGGGATTTTATATGGAGCGAGTGTCTCACTCGGATTCGCTACAATAGAAAACATTTTATATTTACTATCTTTCGGTTTGAATACAGCTTTTCTTCGTGCATTACTGCCTGTCTCAAGTCACGCATTATTTGGTGTCGTGATGGGGTATTATTTTGGTAAAGCGAAGTTTTCTGTTGCATCAGAAAAAGCGAAATGGATAGTTATTGCATTTTTAGCGCCATTGCTACTTCATATACTTTACAACTCGATTTTATTTACTAATGATTATTGGCTGTATTTAATGATCCCTTTTATGCTGTTCCTATGGTGGTTTGGGCTGACACGAGTGAAGTATGCACATACTTTTGCGATGCAACAATTCAGAAAACGAAATCAATCAAACTTTTAG